A single region of the Arthrobacter sp. V1I7 genome encodes:
- a CDS encoding biotin/lipoate A/B protein ligase family protein, with protein sequence MTSLPLVPGPGNADDGGAAHHGEYKVPGGKLVVADFDVVDGVLANVSLSGDFFLEPDEALLEINRGLTGLPEDAGAADISAAVEASLPPGAVLFGFSAEAVAVTVRRALAKATGWADHHWNIIAPSVLPTHINVALDEVLTEEVGAGRRNPTLRFWDWEEPSVVIGSFQSVRNELDPSGVARHGISVVRRISGGGAMFMEAGNCITYSLYLPQTLVDGISFADSYAFLDAWVMAALEKIGVSAFYVPLNDIATDQGKIGGAAQKRLVNGGMLHHVTMSYDIDADKMVQVLRIGKEKLSDKGTTSARKRVDPLRRQTGLARGEIVAAMMEVFTERYAATPSELTAAELDAARRRVDAKFGTAEWLHRVP encoded by the coding sequence ATGACAAGCCTTCCCCTGGTTCCCGGTCCCGGCAACGCTGACGACGGCGGCGCCGCTCACCACGGGGAGTACAAGGTACCCGGCGGCAAACTCGTGGTGGCCGACTTCGACGTCGTCGATGGGGTCCTGGCGAATGTCTCGCTCAGCGGTGACTTCTTCCTGGAACCCGATGAGGCGCTGCTGGAGATCAACCGGGGGCTGACCGGTCTTCCCGAAGACGCCGGCGCGGCGGACATTTCCGCCGCGGTGGAGGCGTCCCTGCCGCCGGGCGCGGTCCTGTTCGGCTTCTCCGCGGAGGCAGTGGCCGTCACCGTCCGCCGCGCCCTCGCCAAGGCCACCGGCTGGGCGGACCACCACTGGAACATCATCGCCCCCTCGGTCCTGCCCACCCACATCAATGTGGCCCTGGACGAGGTCCTCACCGAAGAGGTCGGTGCCGGCCGCCGGAATCCCACCCTGCGTTTCTGGGACTGGGAAGAACCCTCGGTCGTGATCGGCAGCTTCCAGTCCGTCCGGAACGAACTCGATCCTTCCGGCGTCGCCCGGCACGGCATCAGCGTGGTCCGCCGGATCAGCGGCGGGGGAGCGATGTTCATGGAGGCGGGCAACTGCATCACCTACTCGCTGTACCTCCCGCAGACCCTCGTGGACGGCATCAGCTTCGCCGACTCCTACGCGTTCCTGGACGCCTGGGTGATGGCCGCCCTCGAGAAGATCGGCGTCAGCGCCTTCTACGTCCCGCTGAACGACATCGCCACGGACCAGGGCAAGATCGGCGGTGCGGCGCAGAAGCGGCTCGTCAACGGCGGAATGCTGCACCATGTCACGATGAGCTACGACATCGACGCGGACAAGATGGTCCAGGTGCTGCGGATCGGCAAGGAAAAGCTCTCGGACAAGGGCACCACGAGCGCCAGGAAACGGGTGGACCCGCTCCGCCGGCAGACCGGCCTGGCCCGCGGCGAGATCGTGGCAGCGATGATGGAGGTCTTCACCGAACGCTACGCCGCGACGCCGTCGGAACTCACCGCGGCCGAACTCGACGCCGCACGCCGCAGGGTCGACGCTAAGTTCGGGACCGCCGAGTGGCTGCACCGGGTGCCGTAG
- a CDS encoding type B 50S ribosomal protein L31, whose product MKTDTHPKYEAVVFNDLASGVKFLTKSTVSSKKTIEWEDGNTYPVIDVEISSESHPFYTGKQRIMDSAGRVERFNARFKGFGGKK is encoded by the coding sequence ATGAAGACTGATACCCACCCGAAGTACGAAGCTGTTGTTTTCAACGACCTGGCTTCCGGCGTCAAGTTCCTGACCAAGTCCACCGTGTCTTCCAAGAAGACCATCGAGTGGGAAGACGGAAACACCTACCCGGTTATCGACGTCGAAATCTCCTCGGAGTCCCACCCGTTCTACACGGGCAAGCAGCGCATCATGGACTCTGCTGGCCGCGTCGAGCGCTTCAACGCTCGCTTCAAGGGCTTCGGCGGCAAGAAGTAA
- a CDS encoding RNA methyltransferase, translated as MTFHHLESADDPRVYDYTQLTDVHLRRLREPAEGMYIAESSRVLRRALAAGHRPRSFFLAEKWVRDLADVFEQYPEVPAYIGSAGLLEDITGFHLHRGAMAAMHRPAPVPLPELLAGARRVAVLEDIVDHTNVGAIFRSAAALGVDAVLVSPRCGDPLYRRSVRVSMGTVFQVPWGRLEDWPGSLTMLRELGFTVAAMELTDDAVSLEDLAARNPERLALVLGTEGAGMSEGTLAAADLAVKIPMRAGVDSLNVAAASAVAFWELRPRD; from the coding sequence ATGACCTTCCACCACCTCGAGTCGGCCGATGACCCCCGCGTGTACGACTACACCCAGCTGACGGACGTCCACCTGCGCAGGCTCCGCGAACCCGCCGAGGGCATGTACATCGCGGAATCCTCCCGCGTGTTGCGCCGCGCGCTGGCGGCAGGGCACCGGCCGCGTTCCTTCTTCCTCGCGGAGAAGTGGGTCCGGGACCTCGCCGACGTCTTCGAGCAGTACCCGGAGGTGCCCGCCTATATCGGCTCCGCCGGGCTGCTCGAGGACATCACCGGCTTCCACCTGCACCGCGGCGCCATGGCGGCCATGCACCGGCCGGCGCCAGTCCCGCTGCCCGAGCTGCTTGCCGGCGCCCGCAGGGTCGCGGTGCTGGAGGACATCGTGGACCACACGAACGTCGGGGCGATCTTCCGCTCCGCGGCAGCCCTGGGCGTGGACGCCGTCCTCGTCTCGCCGCGTTGCGGTGACCCGCTGTACCGGCGCAGCGTCCGGGTCAGCATGGGGACCGTGTTCCAGGTCCCGTGGGGACGGCTGGAGGACTGGCCGGGGAGCCTCACGATGCTCCGGGAGCTGGGCTTCACGGTCGCAGCGATGGAGCTCACCGACGACGCCGTCTCACTGGAGGACCTCGCCGCCCGGAACCCGGAACGGCTGGCGCTGGTGCTCGGCACCGAAGGCGCCGGCATGAGCGAAGGCACCCTGGCCGCCGCCGACCTTGCCGTGAAGATCCCGATGCGTGCCGGCGTCGATTCCCTCAACGTCGCCGCGGCATCAGCCGTCGCATTCTGGGAGCTCCGGCCCCGCGACTGA
- a CDS encoding sulfite exporter TauE/SafE family protein, with the protein MEFLNSVFIFFAGLWAGTINSVVGSGTLVTFPVLIALGYAPVTASISNAMGLVAGNAAGAWGYRKELAGRGRQLLRLLPASLLGGISGAYLLLNLPEKVFHYAAPVLIVLALLMVVFQPRLQQWVRNREENPEHALRDRSHGFLLVVLVYLAGVYGGYFVAAQGILLVGILGVFMSGTIQNANAMKNILVLGVNIVAAASYLLFAFGRIDWAVVGLIAVSSLIGGVIGSRVGRRLSPAVLRGVIFTLGLVALGFMIANLLK; encoded by the coding sequence GTGGAGTTCCTCAACAGCGTCTTTATCTTCTTTGCCGGGCTCTGGGCGGGCACCATCAACAGCGTTGTTGGTTCCGGCACCCTCGTCACCTTCCCGGTCCTGATCGCCCTCGGCTACGCGCCGGTTACGGCGTCCATCAGCAACGCGATGGGCCTCGTGGCAGGGAACGCCGCCGGGGCATGGGGCTACCGCAAGGAGCTCGCCGGGCGCGGCAGGCAGCTGCTCCGGCTGCTGCCCGCCTCGCTGCTGGGCGGCATCAGCGGCGCGTACCTGCTGCTGAACCTGCCCGAGAAGGTCTTCCACTACGCCGCCCCCGTGCTGATCGTGCTGGCCCTGCTGATGGTGGTCTTCCAGCCCAGGCTCCAGCAGTGGGTCCGGAACCGCGAAGAGAACCCTGAACATGCCCTCCGGGACCGCAGCCACGGCTTCCTGCTGGTGGTGCTGGTCTACCTGGCCGGCGTCTACGGCGGCTACTTCGTCGCTGCCCAGGGTATCCTCCTGGTCGGAATCCTGGGCGTCTTTATGTCCGGGACCATCCAGAATGCCAATGCCATGAAGAACATCCTGGTCCTGGGCGTGAACATCGTCGCGGCGGCCTCCTACCTGCTCTTTGCCTTCGGCCGGATCGACTGGGCGGTGGTGGGGCTGATTGCTGTCAGCTCGCTGATCGGCGGCGTGATCGGTTCCAGGGTGGGCCGCAGGCTCTCCCCGGCGGTGCTGCGCGGAGTCATCTTCACCCTGGGCCTGGTCGCCCTCGGCTTCATGATCGCCAACCTCCTGAAATGA
- a CDS encoding ABC transporter ATP-binding protein: protein MSDVLELAAVSVVRGAKTLLDKVDWQVKEGERWVILGPNGAGKTTLLQIAAARIHPTSGMAGILEEILGAVDVFELRPRIGLSSAALATQIPEHEKVLNVVVTAAYGVTGRWREGYERDDERRAFGLLNEWGMGPLLNRPFASLSEGERKRVQIARALMTDPELLLLDEPAAGLDLGGREDLVYRLSELARDEAAPAIVLVTHHLEEVPPGFTHAMLMRDGGVVAQGPVAEVLTSDNLSETFGLPLDVSVAAGRYTATARR from the coding sequence ATGAGTGATGTTCTTGAATTGGCCGCCGTCAGCGTTGTACGTGGGGCGAAGACGCTCCTGGACAAGGTGGACTGGCAGGTCAAGGAAGGTGAGCGTTGGGTGATCCTGGGCCCCAACGGCGCCGGCAAGACCACACTGCTGCAGATCGCCGCCGCACGGATCCACCCCACCAGCGGTATGGCCGGCATCCTGGAGGAGATCCTCGGTGCCGTCGATGTCTTTGAACTCCGGCCCCGCATCGGTCTGTCCTCGGCCGCCCTGGCCACCCAGATCCCGGAGCACGAGAAGGTGCTGAACGTCGTCGTGACGGCCGCGTACGGCGTCACCGGGCGCTGGCGCGAGGGCTACGAGAGGGACGACGAGCGCCGCGCCTTTGGCCTGCTGAACGAATGGGGCATGGGCCCGCTGCTCAACCGGCCCTTCGCCTCACTGTCCGAGGGGGAGCGGAAGCGGGTCCAGATCGCCCGGGCCCTCATGACGGACCCGGAGCTGTTGCTCCTCGACGAACCCGCCGCCGGGCTCGACCTCGGCGGCCGCGAGGACCTCGTGTACCGGCTCAGCGAACTGGCCCGCGACGAGGCGGCCCCGGCCATCGTCCTGGTCACCCACCACCTCGAAGAGGTCCCGCCGGGATTCACCCACGCCATGCTGATGCGCGACGGCGGCGTGGTCGCGCAGGGTCCGGTGGCTGAGGTCCTCACCTCGGACAACCTGAGCGAGACCTTCGGCCTGCCCCTGGACGTCAGCGTCGCAGCGGGACGTTACACCGCCACTGCCCGCCGCTGA
- the serB gene encoding phosphoserine phosphatase SerB yields the protein MSSNVTAVSYGPKLSPSEIQQLRAVLSAAGVTVDAESRTGDGRFEVYTADCGLESGTAAALTELRQAAAGAVEGVDTAIVPASLRSAPRKFLIMDVDSTLIQQEVIELLAAYAGKREEVTAVTEAAMRGELDFAQSLHARVAVLAGLKADVVDAVRAEVKLSDGAAELVAAFRAAGHVVAVVSGGFNQILQPIAEGLGLDYWIANELEIVDGALTGKVLGDVIDRAAKEKYLREWAAAEGIPLEHTIAVGDGANDLDMLGAAGIGIAFNAKPAVRIAADAVVNMPYLDAVRHIAGV from the coding sequence ATGAGTTCGAACGTTACTGCGGTCAGCTACGGCCCGAAATTGTCCCCTTCCGAGATCCAACAGCTCCGGGCCGTGCTCAGTGCGGCCGGTGTGACCGTGGACGCGGAAAGCCGGACCGGCGACGGCCGCTTCGAGGTGTACACCGCCGATTGCGGCCTGGAGTCGGGGACGGCGGCGGCTCTGACGGAACTGCGCCAGGCAGCGGCGGGCGCGGTCGAGGGCGTGGATACCGCGATCGTGCCGGCCTCGCTCCGGAGCGCCCCGCGGAAGTTCCTGATCATGGACGTGGACTCCACCCTGATCCAGCAGGAGGTCATCGAGCTCCTGGCCGCCTACGCCGGCAAAAGGGAGGAAGTCACCGCCGTCACGGAGGCTGCCATGCGCGGCGAATTGGACTTCGCGCAGAGCCTGCACGCACGGGTGGCCGTCCTCGCCGGACTGAAGGCGGACGTCGTCGACGCCGTCCGCGCCGAAGTGAAGCTCAGCGACGGCGCCGCCGAGCTCGTCGCGGCCTTCCGGGCGGCCGGCCACGTCGTCGCGGTGGTCTCCGGCGGGTTCAACCAGATCCTTCAGCCGATCGCAGAAGGCCTGGGGCTGGACTACTGGATTGCCAACGAGCTGGAAATTGTGGACGGCGCGCTGACCGGCAAGGTGCTTGGCGATGTGATCGACCGCGCTGCCAAGGAAAAGTACCTGCGCGAATGGGCCGCCGCGGAAGGCATCCCGCTGGAGCACACCATCGCGGTGGGAGACGGCGCCAACGACCTGGACATGCTCGGTGCCGCCGGGATCGGGATCGCGTTCAACGCGAAGCCCGCTGTCCGCATTGCCGCAGACGCCGTCGTGAACATGCCGTATCTCGACGCCGTGCGGCACATCGCCGGGGTCTGA
- a CDS encoding SDR family oxidoreductase, translated as MGLLDKKTAIVTGSSRGIGADVAKYLAAEGANVVVNYRQKAPRANKVVTEIEAAGGRAAAVGADLTTQEGVQTLASAAMENFGSLDVLVLNASGGMETGMEEGYALKLNRDAQVNMLNAAVPLMPEGSRVVFVTSHQAHFIDTVPTMPEYEPVARSKRAGEDALRQLIPNLTEKGISLVVVSGDMIEGTVTATLLDRSSPGAIEARRAEAGKLYSVSEFAAEVAKMATADVETGHTEYVGGADYFGKTAS; from the coding sequence ATGGGACTGCTGGACAAGAAGACCGCAATTGTGACCGGTTCATCGCGGGGAATTGGCGCCGATGTCGCCAAGTACCTTGCAGCCGAGGGCGCCAACGTGGTTGTGAACTACCGCCAGAAGGCGCCGCGCGCCAACAAGGTGGTCACGGAGATCGAAGCAGCCGGCGGGCGTGCAGCCGCCGTGGGCGCCGACCTCACGACGCAGGAAGGCGTGCAGACCCTTGCCAGCGCGGCCATGGAGAACTTCGGATCGCTCGATGTGCTGGTGCTGAATGCCTCCGGCGGCATGGAGACCGGCATGGAAGAGGGTTATGCACTCAAGCTCAACCGCGATGCCCAGGTGAACATGCTCAACGCCGCCGTGCCGCTCATGCCCGAGGGCTCGCGCGTGGTCTTCGTGACCAGCCACCAGGCGCACTTCATCGACACCGTGCCCACCATGCCGGAGTACGAGCCGGTGGCGCGCAGCAAGCGCGCCGGCGAGGATGCCCTCCGCCAACTCATCCCGAACCTCACCGAAAAGGGCATCTCGCTCGTCGTCGTCTCCGGCGACATGATTGAGGGCACGGTCACGGCCACCCTGCTGGACCGCTCCAGCCCGGGCGCCATCGAGGCCCGCCGGGCCGAGGCCGGCAAGCTGTACTCGGTCTCCGAGTTCGCTGCCGAGGTCGCCAAGATGGCAACGGCCGACGTCGAGACCGGCCACACCGAGTACGTCGGCGGCGCTGACTACTTCGGCAAGACCGCCAGCTAA
- a CDS encoding DUF5655 domain-containing protein, giving the protein MSEESTPEEVFSGSPQGLELFHAVERLLASPTPPALRSTKSQVAFGGKRGFAYLWWPGRYLKSDVPAVLSLALPLRIASDRFKEVVEPSPGVWMHHLELHTVDELDEEVAGWLRQARDAAD; this is encoded by the coding sequence GTGAGTGAGGAATCGACGCCCGAGGAGGTCTTCAGCGGCTCGCCACAGGGCTTGGAGCTGTTCCACGCCGTGGAGCGGCTGCTGGCGTCCCCAACGCCGCCGGCCCTGCGGAGCACGAAGAGCCAGGTGGCCTTTGGCGGGAAGCGCGGATTCGCATACCTCTGGTGGCCGGGCAGATACCTGAAATCCGACGTTCCCGCCGTGCTTTCCCTCGCGCTGCCGCTGCGGATCGCATCGGACCGGTTCAAGGAAGTGGTGGAGCCGTCACCCGGCGTGTGGATGCATCACCTTGAACTGCACACCGTCGACGAACTAGACGAGGAAGTGGCCGGCTGGCTTCGGCAGGCGCGGGACGCGGCGGACTGA
- a CDS encoding Hsp20/alpha crystallin family protein: protein MAEPSKWAPSDVLEPIKRFLEGDLPMTPSIKVEQYLDGDTLVVRAEVPGIDPETDVDVSVSEGMLNIQAEREEKSEHKSKTGYRSEFRYGSFQRSIALPPGAKEEDITASYKDGVLEVRAPAPATPPEAGTKKKIRVEHT from the coding sequence ATGGCTGAACCCAGCAAATGGGCGCCCTCGGACGTGCTGGAGCCGATCAAGCGTTTCCTCGAAGGCGACCTTCCGATGACGCCGTCCATCAAAGTGGAGCAGTACCTGGACGGGGACACCCTGGTGGTCCGGGCGGAGGTGCCCGGAATCGATCCCGAGACGGACGTCGACGTCTCCGTGAGCGAGGGCATGCTCAATATTCAGGCCGAGCGCGAGGAAAAGTCAGAACACAAAAGCAAGACCGGGTACCGCTCGGAGTTTCGCTATGGCTCCTTCCAGCGCAGCATCGCCCTGCCGCCCGGTGCCAAGGAAGAAGACATTACCGCCAGCTACAAGGATGGCGTCCTCGAGGTCCGGGCCCCAGCACCGGCCACACCGCCGGAGGCTGGCACCAAAAAGAAGATCCGGGTCGAGCACACCTGA
- a CDS encoding beta-ketoacyl-ACP reductase — protein MSEAASTGRSVLITGGNRGIGLAIAESFLANGDKVAVTYRSESKLPAGVLGVKADVTDEASVDAAFAEVEAAHGPVEVLVANAGITKDTLLMRMSEDDFTSVIDTNLTGAFRVIKRASKGMIRARKGRVVLISSVSGLYGAPGQINYSASKAGLVGIARSLTRELGGRGITANVVAPGFINTDMTAELPEATQKDYLSKVPAGRFAEASEVADVVRWVASEEASYISGAVIPVDGGLGMGH, from the coding sequence ATGTCTGAAGCAGCATCCACCGGCCGCAGCGTCCTGATCACCGGCGGTAACCGCGGGATCGGCCTTGCCATCGCAGAATCCTTCCTTGCCAACGGGGACAAGGTGGCGGTCACGTACCGCAGCGAGTCGAAGCTGCCCGCGGGTGTCCTCGGCGTGAAGGCCGATGTCACGGACGAGGCTTCGGTGGACGCCGCCTTCGCCGAGGTCGAGGCCGCGCACGGGCCCGTCGAGGTGCTCGTGGCCAACGCCGGCATCACGAAAGACACGCTGCTGATGCGCATGAGCGAGGACGACTTCACCTCCGTGATCGACACAAACCTCACCGGCGCCTTCCGCGTAATCAAGCGGGCGTCCAAGGGCATGATCCGGGCCCGCAAGGGACGCGTGGTGCTCATCTCGTCCGTCTCCGGTCTCTACGGCGCCCCGGGGCAGATCAACTACTCGGCCTCCAAGGCGGGCCTGGTGGGGATCGCCCGGTCGCTGACCCGCGAGCTGGGCGGCCGCGGCATCACCGCAAACGTCGTCGCGCCCGGCTTCATCAACACGGACATGACGGCGGAACTGCCCGAGGCGACGCAGAAGGACTACCTGTCCAAGGTCCCCGCCGGCCGCTTCGCCGAGGCCTCCGAAGTCGCCGATGTCGTCCGCTGGGTAGCCAGCGAAGAAGCGTCCTACATCTCCGGCGCGGTCATCCCGGTCGACGGCGGCCTGGGCATGGGCCACTAA
- a CDS encoding DUF3099 domain-containing protein produces the protein MTLKNRPGEAMPGDRDALSADTEVHSITDAATAHSEEMRQRMIKYAVAMGIRMVCLILIFVVDGWFKVLPVIGAVFLPWIAVIIANGSDKAEIHSDSLLDYAPMAELDAPGAAAGPAADGAEDASITLLQGELIEEEDGLADDEGDHGRAAS, from the coding sequence TTGACACTCAAAAACCGACCCGGTGAAGCGATGCCCGGGGACCGCGACGCGCTTTCCGCTGACACTGAGGTCCACAGCATCACTGACGCCGCGACGGCACACTCGGAAGAGATGCGCCAGCGGATGATCAAGTACGCCGTGGCCATGGGCATCCGCATGGTGTGCCTGATCCTGATTTTTGTGGTGGACGGCTGGTTCAAGGTTCTTCCCGTGATCGGCGCCGTGTTCCTGCCGTGGATTGCCGTGATCATCGCCAACGGCAGCGATAAGGCGGAGATCCACAGCGACTCGCTGCTGGACTACGCTCCCATGGCCGAACTGGATGCGCCCGGAGCAGCCGCAGGGCCGGCGGCCGACGGGGCTGAAGATGCTTCCATAACTCTGTTGCAGGGCGAATTGATCGAAGAAGAGGATGGACTTGCTGACGATGAAGGCGACCACGGGCGGGCTGCTTCATGA
- a CDS encoding SURF1 family protein, whose product MYRFLFSSKWLGYLLLAAIFATACVFLGRWQMDRRAEALAEINRVTSNYSATPVPFAEVRDQFSSLDAHREWTQVELKGSYDADGQRVVRNRPLNGQPGYEVVVPFRLETGETVVIDRGWLPIGNNNPGRPDSVPAPPAGNVTVVARLKHAEPELQRGAPDGQLASIDLAAYSTQLGYPLLSGAYGQLASESPSVADMPVAFPKPSTEEGTHLSYSLQWFAFGVLMFIGFGYAARQQARNAAIDAEDAEESADDGGFHHSTAPVARRRPSPRKRKHATAEEEEDAILDAQGY is encoded by the coding sequence ATGTATCGCTTCCTCTTTTCCAGCAAGTGGCTGGGCTATCTCCTGCTGGCCGCCATCTTCGCGACTGCCTGTGTCTTCCTCGGCCGCTGGCAGATGGACCGCCGGGCCGAGGCGCTGGCCGAAATCAACCGCGTCACCTCCAACTACTCGGCCACGCCTGTACCGTTTGCCGAGGTCAGGGACCAGTTCAGCAGCCTGGACGCGCACCGCGAGTGGACCCAGGTGGAACTGAAGGGCAGCTACGACGCGGACGGCCAGCGCGTCGTCCGCAACCGCCCGCTCAACGGCCAGCCCGGCTACGAAGTTGTAGTCCCGTTCCGGCTGGAGACCGGCGAGACGGTGGTGATCGACCGCGGCTGGCTGCCCATCGGCAACAACAATCCCGGCCGGCCCGACTCGGTTCCCGCGCCGCCGGCGGGCAACGTGACCGTCGTGGCCCGGCTCAAGCACGCCGAGCCCGAACTGCAGCGCGGCGCCCCGGACGGGCAGTTGGCGTCCATTGACCTGGCCGCCTACTCCACGCAGCTCGGCTATCCGCTGCTGAGCGGCGCCTATGGACAGCTGGCGTCGGAGAGCCCGTCCGTGGCGGACATGCCCGTAGCCTTCCCCAAACCCTCCACCGAGGAAGGCACCCACTTGTCCTACTCACTGCAGTGGTTCGCCTTCGGCGTGCTGATGTTCATCGGCTTCGGTTACGCGGCCCGGCAGCAGGCCCGGAACGCGGCCATCGACGCGGAGGACGCGGAAGAGTCTGCCGACGACGGCGGCTTCCATCACTCGACCGCGCCGGTGGCCCGCCGCCGGCCTTCGCCCCGCAAGCGGAAACACGCCACGGCGGAGGAAGAGGAAGACGCCATCCTGGACGCCCAGGGCTACTGA
- a CDS encoding YbaK/EbsC family protein: MYPEPVANVKQALTAAGAEDTVTVFDSEVPTAAAAAAALGCEPAAIANSLVFDLAGAPLLILASGAAKVDVRKVAAQLGAGKIRRATPGFVLAHTGQEIGGVAPVGHPEKIRTLLDSSLAVHPVLWAGAGDHKSMFSIGYEELRRITGAEEMGVR, translated from the coding sequence ATGTATCCGGAACCGGTAGCAAACGTGAAGCAGGCGTTGACCGCGGCGGGCGCCGAGGACACGGTCACCGTGTTCGATTCGGAGGTCCCGACGGCGGCCGCCGCGGCGGCCGCGCTCGGTTGCGAGCCCGCTGCGATCGCCAACAGCCTCGTGTTCGACCTGGCGGGCGCGCCCCTGCTGATTCTGGCCAGCGGTGCCGCCAAGGTGGACGTCCGGAAGGTCGCCGCCCAGCTGGGCGCCGGGAAGATCCGCCGCGCCACACCCGGCTTCGTCCTGGCACACACCGGACAGGAGATCGGCGGCGTAGCCCCGGTGGGCCATCCGGAGAAGATCCGCACCCTGCTGGACAGCTCCTTGGCAGTCCACCCCGTGCTCTGGGCAGGGGCAGGCGACCACAAATCGATGTTCTCGATCGGCTACGAGGAGCTCCGGAGGATCACCGGCGCCGAAGAGATGGGCGTCCGCTAG
- a CDS encoding ABC-F family ATP-binding cassette domain-containing protein, with protein sequence MITVQDLELRAGARLLMDQVSFRIDKGDKIGLVGRNGAGKTTLTRVLAGEGLPAGGKVTSSGEIGYLPQDPRTPDMEQLARDRILSARGLDIAVGKLRQTHEDMASEDAEVQRKAMNRYDRLESEFLAAGGYAAEAEAAAICSNLALPDRLLNQPLKTLSGGQRRRVELARILYSGAETMLLDEPTNHLDADSISWLREFLKNHQGGLIVISHDTELLEATVNKVFLLDANRAQIDFYNMDWKRYLQQRETDERARKRERANAEKKAQVLFDQANKMRAKATKAVAAQNMAKRAERLLGGLEAVRETDRVAALRFPDPSPCGKTPLTADGLSKSYGSLEIFTDVDLAIDRGSKVVILGLNGAGKTTLLRMLAGVDKPDTGKVIPGHGVKVGYYAQEHETLDVDRTVLQNMRSSAPDMNDAEVRGILGSFLFSGDDVDKPAGVLSGGEKTRLALATIVASSANVLLLDEPTNNLDPASRAEILGALSNYTGAVVLVSHDEGAVEALNPERVVLLPDGVEDLWNEDYLDLITLA encoded by the coding sequence TTGATTACCGTCCAGGATCTCGAACTGCGCGCCGGCGCCCGCCTCCTCATGGACCAGGTGAGCTTCCGGATCGACAAGGGAGACAAGATCGGCCTCGTCGGCCGTAACGGTGCAGGCAAGACCACGCTCACCCGGGTGCTCGCAGGCGAAGGCCTGCCCGCCGGCGGCAAGGTGACCAGCAGCGGCGAAATCGGCTACCTGCCGCAGGATCCCCGGACCCCGGACATGGAGCAGCTGGCCCGCGACCGCATCCTGTCCGCCCGCGGCCTGGACATCGCCGTCGGAAAGCTCCGGCAGACGCATGAGGACATGGCCAGCGAGGACGCCGAAGTCCAGCGCAAGGCCATGAACCGCTACGACCGGCTCGAATCCGAATTCCTGGCTGCCGGCGGCTACGCGGCCGAGGCTGAGGCCGCGGCGATCTGCTCCAATCTGGCCCTGCCGGACCGGCTGCTGAACCAGCCGCTCAAGACCCTTTCCGGTGGCCAGCGCCGCCGTGTGGAGCTTGCCCGCATCCTGTATTCGGGTGCCGAGACCATGCTCCTCGATGAGCCCACCAACCACCTCGACGCCGACTCCATCTCCTGGCTCCGCGAGTTCCTCAAGAACCACCAGGGCGGCCTGATCGTGATCAGCCACGACACCGAGCTGCTCGAGGCCACGGTGAACAAAGTCTTCCTGCTGGACGCCAACCGCGCCCAGATCGACTTCTACAACATGGACTGGAAGCGCTACCTCCAGCAACGCGAAACCGATGAGCGGGCCCGCAAGCGCGAACGCGCCAACGCGGAGAAGAAGGCCCAGGTCCTCTTCGACCAGGCCAACAAGATGCGCGCCAAGGCCACCAAGGCCGTCGCCGCGCAGAACATGGCCAAGCGTGCCGAACGCCTCCTCGGCGGCCTCGAGGCAGTCCGCGAGACGGACCGCGTGGCAGCCCTGCGCTTCCCGGATCCCTCGCCCTGCGGCAAGACCCCGCTCACCGCGGACGGCCTCAGCAAGTCCTACGGTTCGCTGGAGATCTTCACCGACGTGGACCTTGCCATCGACCGCGGCTCCAAGGTCGTCATCCTGGGCCTCAACGGCGCCGGAAAGACCACCCTGCTGCGCATGCTCGCCGGCGTTGACAAGCCGGACACCGGCAAAGTCATTCCCGGCCACGGTGTGAAGGTGGGCTACTACGCCCAGGAGCATGAGACGCTCGACGTCGACCGCACCGTCCTGCAGAACATGCGCTCCTCCGCCCCGGACATGAACGACGCCGAGGTGCGCGGCATCCTCGGGTCGTTCCTGTTCTCCGGCGACGACGTCGACAAGCCCGCCGGGGTGCTTTCCGGTGGCGAGAAGACCCGACTGGCGCTGGCCACGATCGTCGCGTCGAGTGCCAACGTGCTGCTTCTCGACGAGCCCACCAACAACCTCGACCCGGCCAGCCGCGCCGAAATCCTCGGGGCCCTGAGCAACTACACCGGCGCCGTCGTCCTGGTCAGCCACGATGAAGGTGCCGTCGAGGCGCTGAACCCGGAGCGCGTCGTCCTCCTGCCCGACGGCGTCGAGGACCTCTGGAACGAGGACTACCTGGACCTGATCACGCTGGCGTAG